Proteins encoded within one genomic window of Methanosarcina barkeri str. Wiesmoor:
- a CDS encoding NosD domain-containing protein, which yields MKRKTILVLTAVFVLLILISSSASAATLCVKEEGGAGKYGSLQEAINAAAEGDVILVKGGSYSENVLVNKSLDIIARNQCPDKTVITALDPERPVFHVTSNSVNISGFTLKGADSAYGIYLDGVSESNISNNYFTGNWRSIMLKGSHENSLENNCLSSSDNGIWFESSEQNLIKNNKADSNRHYGFYLNASENNTLQNNCAFKDAIGIYMENSSGCRIIDSETSNNFYGIYLTGSGESLLENNTANSNEMYGIYLGNSNGSTLEGNIANSNMWGIYLDSSFNVLKNNSMSCNDRNFGAYTYHYTGEMNNTIDTSNTADGKSIYYLLGVSNKTLDSDSNAGIVYCINCENITLKDLVLKNNSFGVYLYNTQNSLLEGNNISNNEHGVYLGNCSVVTLRGNDANSNEGDAFILSNCRNCLVKENNASNNMAGIWLCDISRDNILKENTVTSSSWCCIDLGDVSCNNTLEGNALSGAYEGIYLYGASEKNTLSNNTITASSYGLFTEGCGNNTISGNSISGNDIGVSLNLNWTDGTNSDYNIIYNNYLNNSKNAEDYGTNAWNISKTEGENIVGGPYLGGNFWASPEGDGFSETASDEDGDLIADLPYNVTETNYDYLPLVFEKPIGKNENEDGKKCEKSR from the coding sequence TTGAAAAGAAAGACAATACTCGTATTAACTGCCGTTTTTGTACTGTTAATCCTGATATCAAGCTCTGCGTCCGCAGCTACGCTCTGCGTGAAGGAAGAAGGAGGTGCGGGAAAATACGGAAGCCTTCAGGAAGCCATAAATGCCGCTGCTGAAGGGGATGTTATCCTCGTCAAGGGAGGGAGTTACAGTGAAAATGTACTTGTAAATAAATCTCTTGACATAATCGCCAGGAATCAATGCCCTGATAAAACCGTCATCACTGCTTTGGATCCTGAGCGCCCTGTATTCCATGTGACTTCTAATTCCGTAAATATCAGTGGATTTACTTTGAAAGGAGCAGATTCAGCATATGGGATTTATCTTGACGGGGTTTCGGAAAGCAACATCAGCAACAACTATTTTACAGGAAACTGGAGAAGTATCATGCTAAAAGGTTCACATGAGAACTCTCTGGAAAATAACTGCTTATCTAGCAGTGACAATGGAATCTGGTTTGAAAGTTCGGAACAAAACTTAATAAAAAACAACAAGGCAGATTCTAACCGTCATTACGGTTTCTATTTGAATGCATCCGAAAACAATACTCTTCAAAATAATTGTGCATTTAAGGACGCAATTGGCATTTACATGGAAAACTCTTCCGGCTGCCGTATTATTGACTCTGAAACCTCAAACAACTTTTACGGGATCTACCTTACCGGTTCTGGAGAAAGCCTGCTCGAAAACAACACCGCAAACTCAAATGAGATGTATGGCATATACTTGGGAAATTCGAATGGAAGCACTCTGGAAGGAAATATTGCAAACTCAAATATGTGGGGGATTTATCTCGACTCAAGCTTCAACGTACTTAAAAACAACTCAATGTCTTGCAACGACAGGAATTTCGGAGCCTATACCTATCACTACACTGGAGAGATGAATAACACAATCGATACCAGCAACACCGCGGATGGAAAATCGATATACTATCTTTTAGGAGTTTCGAACAAAACTCTTGACTCTGATTCGAATGCAGGAATTGTCTACTGTATTAACTGTGAAAACATAACTCTCAAAGACCTGGTTCTTAAAAACAACAGTTTTGGAGTTTACCTGTACAATACTCAAAACTCACTGCTTGAAGGAAACAATATTTCAAACAATGAACACGGAGTTTACCTCGGAAACTGTTCGGTAGTAACTCTCAGGGGCAATGACGCTAATTCGAATGAAGGTGATGCCTTCATCTTAAGCAACTGCAGGAACTGCCTTGTAAAAGAAAACAATGCTTCGAACAATATGGCAGGTATCTGGCTCTGTGATATTAGCAGAGACAATATCCTCAAAGAAAACACAGTTACTTCGAGTAGCTGGTGCTGCATAGACCTTGGGGATGTAAGCTGCAACAATACTCTTGAAGGAAATGCTCTTTCCGGGGCCTATGAAGGAATCTATCTGTACGGGGCCAGTGAGAAAAATACTTTGAGTAATAATACTATCACAGCCAGCTCATATGGATTATTTACAGAAGGCTGCGGCAACAATACAATTTCAGGAAACAGTATTTCGGGAAATGACATTGGCGTATCTCTTAACCTTAACTGGACCGATGGGACAAATTCGGATTACAACATCATCTACAACAACTATTTGAATAACAGCAAAAACGCCGAAGATTACGGAACAAATGCCTGGAACATCTCAAAAACCGAAGGTGAAAATATCGTCGGAGGACCTTACCTGGGAGGGAACTTCTGGGCTTCTCCTGAAGGAGATGGTTTTTCAGAAACAGCTTCGGATGAAGACGGAGATCTGATTGCAGACCTTCCTTACAATGTAACGGAAACGAACTATGACTATCTCCCCCTTGTATTCGAGAAGCCTATAGGAAAAAACGAAAATGAGGATGGAAAAAAGTGCGAGAAAAGCAGGTAA
- a CDS encoding B12-binding domain-containing protein, protein MYGKNFNLLVLLILGIVVAQFVFPVSAEASCKQGNESSGTVIIGTVEGDSHTFGKDSVATALEDEGFEVIDLGNGVSAESFAANATEKKADFVFSFASMSTTMIHQIQIEEQLKAAGIRDKVITGVGGSLVTQTWADQIGADIYTAGPEDAVSKAKSALLKSNKNVPKIRNSANKSATCKSLNV, encoded by the coding sequence ATGTACGGGAAAAATTTCAATTTATTGGTTCTGTTAATCCTGGGAATAGTTGTTGCTCAATTCGTCTTTCCGGTTTCGGCCGAAGCTTCTTGCAAACAGGGAAATGAGAGTTCTGGAACTGTCATAATTGGCACTGTTGAAGGGGATTCACACACTTTTGGGAAGGACAGTGTTGCGACTGCGCTCGAAGACGAAGGTTTTGAAGTAATTGATCTTGGAAATGGCGTATCGGCTGAAAGTTTTGCTGCAAATGCGACAGAAAAGAAAGCCGATTTTGTGTTCAGTTTCGCCTCTATGAGTACTACAATGATCCACCAGATTCAGATAGAGGAGCAGCTCAAAGCTGCAGGGATCCGGGATAAGGTCATAACGGGTGTGGGTGGGTCGCTGGTGACTCAGACCTGGGCTGACCAGATAGGAGCTGATATTTATACTGCAGGACCGGAAGACGCGGTTTCCAAAGCAAAATCGGCTCTACTGAAAAGTAACAAAAATGTTCCAAAAATCCGAAATTCAGCCAATAAAAGTGCCACTTGCAAAAGCCTTAACGTATAA